TGATACCAAAGCGATTTTGAGGGATCGTGCAGTTACAATGTTTGCGCGATGGATGTATGATGTAAGTCTTCCTTTTAATTCTGTTAATTATACTGACACTTTTTCTGCTTTTATTGAGGTCGTAGGCCAATATGGTCCAGGAATGAAGCCTCCAACTTATCATGAAGTTAGAGGGCCATATCTAAAAAGAGAGGTGGCAAAGGTGAACAAAATCGTGGAGGAGCACAAAGTAGAATGGAACAAGGTTTGGTTATTCCATTATGATGGATAAGTGGACGGCGAGAAATGAAAAAATGATCATTAATATCTTGGTGAATTCTCCTAAGGGAAGCCGGTTTCTTGAGTCCGTTGATGCAAGCGACTCTTCGACTGATTGAACCAAAATGTACTCCTTGTTCAAGAGTACAATAAACTCTATTGGAGCAGAAAATGTTGTTCAAGTTGTCACGGACAACGCCAGTGAAAATGTTAAAGCTGGTAATTTGATGTCTGCTGGGTACCCGCATATTTATTGGACTCCGTGTGCAGCACATTCCATTAATTTGATCTTCGGTgacattttcaaggaaagaccctTCAGTTCAGTCTTTAATCAGATAATTAGAGTGCATTCCTATATTGTTCAAAggcctttgttattgaatatgatGAAGAGATTCACTAAACAAAGAAGCTTGGTGAAACTTGCAAAGACAAGATTTGCTACTGCTTTCTTGACTTTGCATAGGATGTATGAGCAAAAAAGCAATTTGAAGAAGTTATTTGTTTCAGATGAGTACACTGCAGTGCCTATAGAAGAGAAGCTGAGGGAGAGAATCTGCAAATATTATACTTTCTCCTTCATTCTGGAACAATgtggttcatgcattgaagattggtGGTCCTTTAGTTAAAGTGCTTCGTTTGGTGGATGGGGAGCAAAGGCCACCAATGGGCTACCTGTACGAAGCAATGGATAGGGCAAAGGAGGCTATTCAAGTCTCGTTTAGTgatcaaagaaaatacaaaagagtCTTTGAGATCATAGATAAAAGGTGGGATAGTAAGCTTAATAGCCCTTTGCATGCAGCTAGACTTGTTTTGAACCCGGAACTGTTTTATGACAATGAAGAGAGGATTCTAGGAGATGAACCTTTGTGGAATGGATACTATGAATGTATTGAGAAGTTGATACCTGAAGAATCCGTGCAAGATAAAATAACATAGCAATTTAGTATTTATAGGAATGCTGAGCAACTTTTTGGAAAAAACATGGCGATTAGACAAAGGAAGACGAAGTCACCAGGTGAGCGAGTGTTTATGGGTTGctttagtggtaagcaccctccacttccaaccaagaggttgtgagttcgagtcaccccaagagcaaggtggagagttcttggagggaaagatgccgagggtctatcggaaacagcctctctaccccagggtaggggtaaggtctgcgtacacactaccctccccagaccccactagtgggattatactgggttgttgttgttgttgttgttattctacTTCTACAGTTGAATGGTGAAAGCAATATGGCCATTCCACTCCAGATTTACAAAAGTTTGCCATCAAGGTTCTAAGTCTAACATGTAGCTCATCCGAGTGTAAAAGGAATTGGAGCGTGTTTGAACATGTAAGAACTAAGAAGAAAGATTTAGTATATtgagataattaaattatatctcaATTGTCCTAATCTTACTAATTACTTATTATTTGCAGATTCATACCAAAAAGAGGAACAAACAAACCTTGAAGTGTCTCAATGATCTAGTATTCATTAAGTACAATAGAACATTGAGGCGTCGTTACAACGCTCGCAATGTAATTGATCCAATTAGTTTGGACAACATCGATGATGCTAATGAATAGCTAACTGGAGTCCCGGAAGATCATGCAGATGAAGAAGTATTTGAGGACACTTCTGATTTCACTTGGAGTGATGTTGCGGAGGCGCGTGGATTTGGGGAGAGGATTTACAGTTTGAGGGGGAGTACCTCAACTTCAAGTTCACAGAGGAAGAGAAAAGAGGCAGCTACTTTGTCCCTAGTTGATGAAGAAGAAGTTGAAGAAGATGACgagcaatataataatgatagcggaatacaagaatttgacaatcttgtagaagaataggatgctcattttgtgctttaattgatgctactatttagtttttacattgaagtattgaacatttgcttacaattacatgtgttgtctatgcagtatttattttaatttttttttaaaattccgcttcacttcaaaaaagcgagcgcttcgcttctcgctttaagcaaAATGGGGGTTGTCGCTTTTtctcgcttcacgctcttcacaacagTGGGTTATACTATCCTATTAAACCATATTTACGTGTAAACATTAATAATGAATCATATCCTGTCATCTTGTATAGATGATACAGAAGCCTGGGATTCACAAAATTTACCCAAACATCAAATGTGTAAATAGGATTGGTGAGCCCCCAGTCACAAATAGCAAGTAAAAGGTCACCAGAATTTGAATCAAAATTGACCAACATCGCTCACATTTAAAACTTTGTGAAGTACTATACCGGCTAGCCCATTCTCTTAATCATTTTCCACAAAGAAAAAATTGTTGACAACACATGCAAGTAATGGAAAGGAACAGTATCCAGCATCATACACTAAGTCAAGTCCACTACAACTAGTCACCATTTAAATTGCAAAATCAAGACGTTAAAGGAAGTGTCTGACTACAATTTCATCAACTTACGTATGGTCTAATAAATTCAATAGCTTTGGAGTTAAATTGATCAACCAACTACAAAAGTAATCAGAAAATCGATGTAACTTCACAACTTGCATTTGTCTAGATTTACCTGCCCAAAGTGATATATAGACATACTGTAGCAGAAGATTACAATTTGAGTATGAGAAAATACAGCCAGTAAGTCGTTGTCCTATATTATAGCCTATCTAAACATGACTTATCTGATAATAAAACGGCTTAAATCATAGCTGTCTTTATCAGATTTTCATAGGATCACAGACAAACTATACGGGAGTCTCATCATATTGCAACATTTCTACTTTACAAGCTTAAATAtgttttactctcaacctcaaaCCTGAACTTGGAAACTTGGAGAAAGAACTATTTCAGAAGACTTGCTCACAGAGCATGCCAAAGAGCAAAATGAGGAGACTGCTTGTTATATAACTCTACATATCAGCAACAACTAAACATTAGTGCAAAAGAATCAAATCTTACCAAGCCACCACATGGTCACAAGGGTACACAACCCTATGTACCCGAACAATTTTTGCATATCTACTCCTTTTCCTTCCTCACCAGCAAACTTTTTAAGAAGAACTGCAGATCATTAAGAGAAAACATTATTCATCTGTCATATTATATAACTAACACTTCGGTATCAAGACTTAATCCAGAAGAAGCCTAACCAGTGAACAGCCCATAAGACATAGCTGATAGAAGGCCAAAGAGATCCCCGAGGAGAGAACGTTCGCCACTTCTTTAAAAGAAACAAAAAGTTTAACTATCAGTCAACACCCTGAAACACAATTGAGAGGAACACTGATGAAAACAACAGAAAATTTAGTTCTCAGACGAAAATCCAAATTTTTAAATCACAAAGAAGATGCAGTTTTATCTTTAATGTCGTGATCGGACATTAAAGGATAAAAAGATTGACGTCTCAAGTTTCTTTACAACAAGGataaacatatatatatttgtgCTTGCCACTACTTAGAAACTCTAAGCACCCTGTTAAAGTAAGGCATGCAGAACTAGGCTGACTCGTTCGTTGTCTGATACAGGGGTGAAGATGAATTTGTTACAGTATAGTGACTGGTTTCTGCTAGCATTTCTTTTGCAGTTTCTCTTTCTTGAGAACAATTTTCTTAGCTGCTATTTCATCATAATCTGGTAGCTTAGGATGGACATGGCTATTCAAAGATGATATATTTCCAGGCTCTTGAACTGGAAAGGAATTTGACCAAAGAAAGTTGCCCACGAGGTTATCTTTGGGCCTTTCAGGTGGTAGATTGAAGGTGAAGAAGGTTGAACAATGGTATAAATGATGATGTAACGGAAAGAAAAGAGGAATGGAGTAGTGAGAAGTGGTGTCAATGTGAAGTTTGATGGCTGGCCGTGAATTTTCACAGGTGAGGCCGTGATCTTTTTCCGGCTACCTCTATTAATAcccaaagaaagaaaaacaagaattGGATAAGGCAACGTAGATATGGCTGACATGGATAATGACGTGTTGTCATGATTAGTGCAATTGAAGAATGCGCGAGGTTAGAGGCTTAAAACACTTCTGTACAAATTAAGGTGTCTAGTTTAGGACCCATGGAGTTGGGTGCCAGGAACAGAATTCCGTGCAAATTAATGTGTTTATTTGCCTACTATGCCAAATTCAAAAGAAAGTTCGGAAAAAGAAGAGACTGAAAAAGAAATCAAAGAAGCTTGGGAAAGCGAAAAAGGAAATACAATCATTAAAGAGAAGAAAATAATGATGCACCATCAGCAAGTAAAAATACATTAGAAACAGAAGTTATCCCCCAGCGCCCGCTCCCTCCATCTCACATTTGCCGGCTTAGCTGCTATTTCAGTTGGCCCTGCTTGATATCTGCCCTATGCCCCCAAACCTCTCTATTTCCTGACTCCCTagacaacacacacacacacacaccaagATCACCAGCAACACTTCCACCTCTTCCTCTCGAGCCGCTCACATCTCACGATAGCACCATCCTTGTCTCATCCAACTATTGCAGCTTCATCTTCCCCTTTCCCAGCCAAAGAGGGTGGAAACTCCCTTCCCCTCCTCCCTCTAGCCCTGTTGCGGACTTGCAGACTATAACATTACCACCGACTTGCAGCCGATCTCTTGCCCGAATAATACCTCTGTCTCCAACGCCTCCACTGTGTTACCCCTTTCCCCACTCTAAGCCATCGTCGACCTGCTTTTTTTCCAGTATACTCTTTGGTGACACTACCTACCTCAACCAAGGAGTTCCAGAGTACCCATTCCTTTCTTTCTTACTTTTCTGAACTGTCATAATTGCTAAATCAACCCACCTATAATGctatttgacttgttttgccaaAAATACATGCGCAGTTGCCACAAAATTGGAGACTAGATATGCTGCAGCAGGATTCGCAGGTACTAACTAACATAGGAGTTTGCACTATGAAAGCCCAAAGTACAAGAAACCTTGACATTATTACTGTTAGTACAGTTAGCGAAACAGGTAAAAGTCAATAAAGAGCTGAAATTCATGGTTCACAAGAATGTGATGTCAGGAATATGAGCTATTTTCTAACCTCACATATCCATTTATCAGTTCGTCTATGACCAATTACAGCAGACCTACTTCTTTCTATTCTTCTTTGTAATTGAATCATTGAACCTAATTTTTCCACCTAAAACTGGAAATTTCAGTGTCACATATTAGCCAGTAAAGAATCACAGAGCAAAACAAATGCAGCAAGACAAGTAAAATACATAAATTATTCATATAATAAGGAACCGCACGTCAAAAGAAACCCAATTATGACTCTTTACACCAAACATAACTTCAACCAGCAACTAAGAGACCTATTCTGAAATCGATAAAACCTAGGTGCATCAGAAATACATAGAAAGCAGCTTCTGTGAAGTGCAGGAATGCCTTACGAGGAAGAATCCAACTTAGATTCATCAGTCGCCCATGTTTTTCCAAGAGTTGTCATCACAACGCCAGACATGCTAACAAAGACTGCAACTACCTTCGCCATATTTAATGAGTCTTCACCCAGTAATACACCAACAAAAAGAGTGAATAATCCCGACGTAGAAGATAGTACTGTTGTGCTTGCAACACTAGTATGCTCAAGTGCTGCATTCGACAGGTACTGCAGAAAAGACAAAAGACACAAATAAGCTCAAACAAACTCAGACCATAGACTTTTCTTCCAAAGCAGGTTTTCCTTCTCTCTCTTTGTCCTTTCCTATTCACCTGGGAGAATTTCCCTTGGGCAAGGTAACAAAGTACAAGCATAACTAAAGTTGACATAGTACCTCAGTAATAAACCAGAGAGGAGCAAGATAGAATCCATAACGAGCAATTTGCCAGGTGGTTATTTCTTTTCCATTCTTTAAATCATCGGAATTACCATTGCATCTAGCAACTAAAGGTTTTCCTTCTTCCTCGGCAGAAAGATTTTCTTCACTATCTTTCCTATCAAATGATTTCAAGATTTCTATCTCGAAGACCTTCTGTACTGTATGCTTTAAAGGAGAACTACTATGTCTCATATATGATTCATTGCCAGTCTCAGAAATTTTATCAGCTCTACTACGGCGTCTCTTCAGCAAATCGCATATCCAATCCTTAAGAAATGCTACAGGGAGATAAATTACCAGCAAAGAAGCTCCAAGGTATGTGATTGCAAATGGCTGCTTATATTCTGAGAAAATGCCCTGGCACGGTACATACACAATAAAAATGTTTCAGTTCATCAGGTTGCAACATGTCCACCCGTGCAAATTTAAATTCAGTAATTCAAGAATATTCTTTGTCAAAGTAGTAATGAGAATTACAAAGGCCTTAGGAAATACTGAACTTATCATCTATAGTACATGGTGCATCTTTTACCATAGTTATCCGGGCACGGACATGAAAGATGTACTTTTGTTTACAAAACGCAAATTAATCCACGACTCTTCCTAATATAAATTTGACCTTTGAGAAGCAAA
The DNA window shown above is from Nicotiana tomentosiformis chromosome 8, ASM39032v3, whole genome shotgun sequence and carries:
- the LOC104120093 gene encoding thiamine-repressible mitochondrial transport protein THI74; protein product: MGWRYKAGLFLISAVVVIWVTSAEVTQGIFSEYKQPFAITYLGASLLVIYLPVAFLKDWICDLLKRRRSRADKISETGNESYMRHSSSPLKHTVQKVFEIEILKSFDRKDSEENLSAEEEGKPLVARCNGNSDDLKNGKEITTWQIARYGFYLAPLWFITEYLSNAALEHTSVASTTVLSSTSGLFTLFVGVLLGEDSLNMAKVVAVFVSMSGVVMTTLGKTWATDESKLDSSSSGERSLLGDLFGLLSAMSYGLFTVLLKKFAGEEGKGVDMQKLFGYIGLCTLVTMWWLVWPLTALGIEPKFTIPHSAKLDEVVLANGLVGSVLSDYFWALCVVWTTPLVATLGMSLTIPLAMVADMVIHGRHYSAIYILGSAQVFAGFVIANISDWISKLMGL